DNA from Rubripirellula lacrimiformis:
CCTTTGGTATATGGGCAAGCCGCCACCGACGCGTCCGCGGAAACCACGACCACCGAACCGGCCCAAGCCGTCTCAGTCGAAAATGTGACCGACGACGCGGAAATCACAGACCGCGTCACTCGCATCCTGAAATCGACACCCTGGTTCAAGGATGTCAAAGTCGAGACCGACAACGGTGTGGTGACGGTTCACGGTGTCGCGGACACCGCCGAACATCGTGACTGGGCCATCGCCCTGGTCAATCGCACCGAGGATGCGGTCGCAACGGTGGATGCGATGTCGATCGACCCCACCGTCGACCTGCAAGCATCCGCATCGGTCGTTGAACGCAGCTTGTATGAACTGTGGCGAGACTTCCTGTTGCGATTGCCATTGTTGATCGCATCGTTGGTCTTCCTGGTCATCACCGCAGTGCTTGCCAAAATCATTTCTTCGGTCGTACGACGAGTATTGAACAAGCGACGCATGCGGACAGGACTGAAAGACCTGCTGGATCAGTTGACGACGATCGCCATCTGGATCATCGGAATCTTGATCGCAACGGTCATCGCGTTTCCAGGCATGACCCCGTCGAAAGCATTGACCGTGCTGGGCCTCGGGTCGGTCGCCATCGGTTTTGCGTTTAAAGACATCTTCGAGAACTTCTTTGCCGGAATCTTGATCCTGCTGCGATACCCATTCGATCGCGGCGACTTCATCACCTGCAACGGTCTGACCGGGTGCGTTCAAGAGATCACGATTCGAAACACGATGATCCGCCGTCTGGATGGTGAATTGACCATCATCCCCAACGCCCAACTGTTCAAATCCAACGTTGATGTGCTGACCAACCAAGACCAACGCCGAATGCGGCTGATCTGCGGCGTCGCCTACGACGAGGACGTCGACCAGGCCCGAGATGTGATTTCAGACGCGGTCCGCAAGTGCCAAGCAGTCGACTCGGACCGAACCATCGAAGTATTTGCCATGGAATTCGCGGATTCCAGTATCAATTTCGAAGTGACCTGGTGGACCGGGTCGCTGCCAGCCGATTTACGCCGCAGCCGTGACCAGGTGGTCGCATCGATCAAACGAGCCCTCGACCAGGCTGGAATCGAGATTCCGTTCCCATATCGAACATTGACGTTTAAAGATCCCAATTTGACTGCATCGGTCTTGGGCCCCCCTCCGCAATTGGAGCAAAAATGATGACAATCAGCGAACCATCTCCAACAGCACCTGCGGTAGAAAACAGTCTTTCGCAACAGGTCGCTGATATCCAACGCCCACTGCGGACCGAGCGCATGCCCAAAGTACTGGTCATCGACGATGACAGAACCATCTTGTTGCTGGCCGAAAAGGCGTTAGCACCGATTGCCGATGTGACCACCGCAGAAACGGCCAAAGAAGGCCTGAAACTGCTGCACAGCGATACGTTCGATGCCGTCCTGCTGGACATCATGTTGCCCGACCAAAACGGGTTGGCGTTCTATTGCCAAATTCGCGATCTGGATCGTCGATTGCCCGTCATCTTCATGACGGTCGAAGCGGCAAGCCATACGGCGATCGAAGCGATGCAGCTGGGTGCCTTCGATTACTTGGCCAAACCATTGTCGGTGGACCCGCTTCGTGACTTGGTCGACAAAGCGATCGAACAACGCCAAATCAGCAGCATCCCGGTTGCGATCTCGGCAAACGATGAATCCGCGGACTCGTCCAGCGAATTGTTCATCGGCCGTAGCCAACCGATGGTCGACGTTTTCAAAGCGATCGGCCGCGTTGCCAAACAGAACGTGCCGGTTCTGATCCGTGGGGAAAGCGGTACCGGCAAGGAACTGGTCGCCCGGGCTCTGTACCAGTACAGCCACCGCAGCGAGGGCCCGTTCCTGGCGGTCAACTGCGCGGCGCTACCCGACAACCTGTTGGAGAGCGAACTTTTCGGCCACGAAAAAGGCGCCTTCACCGGTGCCGAGTCTCGCCGTATCGGGAAGTTCGAACAGTGCAACGGCGGCACGCTGTTCTTGGACGAAATTGGTGACATGGCACCGTCGGTCCAGGCCAAGGTGCTGCGAGTGCTGCAAGAGCAACGATTCGAACGCGTCGGTGGCAACACCGAACTGACAACGGACGTCCGGATTGTCGCCGCGACGAATCGACCGTTGGAAAAGATGGTCGAAGATGGCGAATACCGTGAAGACCTGCTGTACCGATTGAACGGCGTGACGATTCATCTGCCACCGCTCAAAGAACGTCGCGATGACATCGCCGCACTGATTCACCACTTCTTGTTGCAGGCCAAACGCGACCTGAACAAGCCTGACCTGGAAGGGTTGTCGCCGGAAACGGTGCGTCTGCTAGTGAATCATGATTGGCCGGGGAATGTACGGCAGTTGCGAGCGGTGATTCGCCGCTGTGTGCTCGACACATCCTTGCCCGTCGTCGTGCATGACACGTTGCCCAACGACATCAAAGGAACATCGGCCGCTAAACCCAACGCTGGCGATACCCTCACCACGGACCGCGGGTCCGATGCTGCGGGCAAACAGTTGCCTGAACTGGTCGATCGACTGCTTCGCGAAAAATCAACCGATGTCTATGCCGAGGCCGTCCGTTACACCGAACAGTTTGTGTTGTTGAAAGTATTGCAGGAAACCGGCGGCAATCAAAGTCAGGCGGCTGAAATCTTGGGCATTACACGTGGCAAGCTTCGCGATCGAATCGCTAGCTACAACATCGTTTTGGAAAGTGGCGTTTCGATTCGCAACGAACAATAGCAGGGAGAGAGTGACTGTGACCGAAGATCAAAGAGAGCGATTCGCATCCGCATTGAAGCGTCTTTCGGGTGACGAAGAATTACTAGTTCAAATGGCTGTCATGGTTTCGCAAGACGCCGTTCCCGTGTTGGCA
Protein-coding regions in this window:
- a CDS encoding mechanosensitive ion channel domain-containing protein; its protein translation is MPFRCPPVDSRPTNGAGTQRWAKRRSATIQSVAIAWATTAAICIGFAPPLVYGQAATDASAETTTTEPAQAVSVENVTDDAEITDRVTRILKSTPWFKDVKVETDNGVVTVHGVADTAEHRDWAIALVNRTEDAVATVDAMSIDPTVDLQASASVVERSLYELWRDFLLRLPLLIASLVFLVITAVLAKIISSVVRRVLNKRRMRTGLKDLLDQLTTIAIWIIGILIATVIAFPGMTPSKALTVLGLGSVAIGFAFKDIFENFFAGILILLRYPFDRGDFITCNGLTGCVQEITIRNTMIRRLDGELTIIPNAQLFKSNVDVLTNQDQRRMRLICGVAYDEDVDQARDVISDAVRKCQAVDSDRTIEVFAMEFADSSINFEVTWWTGSLPADLRRSRDQVVASIKRALDQAGIEIPFPYRTLTFKDPNLTASVLGPPPQLEQK
- a CDS encoding sigma-54-dependent transcriptional regulator; this encodes MPKVLVIDDDRTILLLAEKALAPIADVTTAETAKEGLKLLHSDTFDAVLLDIMLPDQNGLAFYCQIRDLDRRLPVIFMTVEAASHTAIEAMQLGAFDYLAKPLSVDPLRDLVDKAIEQRQISSIPVAISANDESADSSSELFIGRSQPMVDVFKAIGRVAKQNVPVLIRGESGTGKELVARALYQYSHRSEGPFLAVNCAALPDNLLESELFGHEKGAFTGAESRRIGKFEQCNGGTLFLDEIGDMAPSVQAKVLRVLQEQRFERVGGNTELTTDVRIVAATNRPLEKMVEDGEYREDLLYRLNGVTIHLPPLKERRDDIAALIHHFLLQAKRDLNKPDLEGLSPETVRLLVNHDWPGNVRQLRAVIRRCVLDTSLPVVVHDTLPNDIKGTSAAKPNAGDTLTTDRGSDAAGKQLPELVDRLLREKSTDVYAEAVRYTEQFVLLKVLQETGGNQSQAAEILGITRGKLRDRIASYNIVLESGVSIRNEQ